In Apium graveolens cultivar Ventura chromosome 10, ASM990537v1, whole genome shotgun sequence, the following are encoded in one genomic region:
- the LOC141689528 gene encoding ethanolamine-phosphate cytidylyltransferase-like, with protein sequence MDFDGVNSIWDGVYYHPHLFGGLMLTAALLGLSTSYFAGISVPHLPYMFSDFKLFQKKKYQKRRVRVYMDGCFDLMHYGHANALRQAKALGDELIVGVVSDEQIIANKGPPVLSMEERLTLVSGLKWVDEVIADAPYEITEEFMKRLFNDHKIDYIIHGDDPCLLPDGTDAYALAKSAGRYKQIKRTEGVSSTDIVGRILDSQKDSKGHEDDNVSSQHIETDTMNKLENNKKVANGQQMSHFLPTSRRIVQFSNGKGPGPNAHVVYIDGAFDLFHAGHVEILKNARKLGDFLLVGIYTDQTISEHRGSHFPLMHLHERSLSVLACRHVDEVIIGAPWEVTKDMITTFNISLVVHGTVSERNSTLNGAVDPYAVPKSMGIFRMIESPKDITTTTVAQRIVDNHEIYQKRNAKKEASEKKYYAQKTYISGD encoded by the exons ATGGATTTCGACGGTGTTAATTCGATTTGGGATGGGGTTTACTATCACCCTCATTTATTCGGTGGTTTGATGCTCACTGCTGCTTTGCTTGGCTTGTCCACTAGCTATTTTGCTGGGATCAGTGTCCCACACTTGCCCTACATGTTCTCCGATTTCAAACTTTTTCAAAAGAAGAAATATCAGAAAAGGCGTGTTCGGGTTTACATGGATGGTTGTTTTGATCTCATGCATTATGGCCACGCTAATGCATTGAGACAAGCTAAGGCACTGGGTGATGAATTAATTGTTGGAGTTGTTAGCGATGAGCAAATTATAGCCAACAAAGGCCCCCCTGTTTTATCTATGGAAGAAAG GCTGACTCTTGTAAGTGGATTGAAGTGGGTAGACGAAGTTATAGCGGATGCTCCATATGAGATTACTGAAGAGTTCATGAAACGTCTCTTCAATGATCATAAAATTGACTATATTATACATGGTGATGATCCTTGCCTACTTCCTGATGGAACTGATGCTTACGCTCTTGCGAAAAGTGCTGGCCGTTACAAGCAGATCAAGCGCACTGAAGGTGTCTCGAGCACAGACATTGTAG GAAGGATACTTGATTCTCAAAAGGATTCGAAAGGTCATGAAGATGACAATGTATCATCTCAACACATTGAAACTGATACAATGAACAAACTTGAGAATAATAAGAAGGTTGCTAACGGTCAGCAAATGTCTCATTTTCTACCGACATCTAGAAGAATTGTGCAGTTTTCAAATGGCAAG GGGCCTGGACCAAATGCTCACGTGGTTTACATTGATGGAGCATTTGATCTTTTCCATGCTGGACATGTTGAG ATTCTTAAGAATGCTCGGAAACTTGGGGATTTTCTGCTCGTTGGAATCTACACTGATCAGACTATCAG TGAGCACAGGGGAAGTCATTTTCCACTTATGCACCTACATGAACGCAGTCTTAGTGTACTAGCCTGTCGTCATGTGGATGAAGTCATTATTGGTGCACCCTGGGAAGTTACTAAGGACATG ATAACAACATTCAACATCTCTTTGGTTGTACATGGAACAGTTTCTGAGAGAAACTCTACTCTGAAT GGGGCAGTTGATCCTTATGCAGTTCCAAAAAGCATGGGAATTTTCCGGATGATTGAGAGCCCAAAAGATATTACTACCACCACAGTAGCTCAACGAATCGTAGATAATCATGAAATTTACCAG AAACGCAATGCCAAGAAGGAAGCAAGCGAGAAAAAATATTATGCACAGAAGACATATATCTCCGGGGATTGA
- the LOC141692193 gene encoding uncharacterized protein LOC141692193, translating to MANLAKLEFVACDVSRNNYLSWVLDAELHLSANGLKDTIDPEKIPTVEQNAKAIIFLRHHIHEDLKSEYLTIKNPLTLWNNLKDRFDHQKLVHLPSAQYDWINLRLQDFKSVAEYNYALSR from the coding sequence ATGGCGAATCTTGCAAAATTAGAGTTTGTTGCCTGTGATGTTTCCAGAAATAATTATTTGTCATGGGTCCTTGATGCGGAATTACACCTTAGTGCTAATGGCCTAAAAGATACTATTGACCCGGAAAAGATCCCAACTGTTGAACAAAATGCAAAAGCGATTATCTTTCTTAGGCATCACATCCACGAAGATCTAAAATCTGAATACCTCACTATCAAAAATCCACTCACCCTTTGGAATAATCTCAAGGATAGATTTGATCACCAAAAACTTGTTCACTTGCCATCTGCCCAATATGACTGGATTAATTTGAGGTTACAAGATTTCAAATCTGTAGCTGAATATAATTATGCTCTTTCAAGATAA
- the LOC141692194 gene encoding uncharacterized protein LOC141692194, with protein sequence MIEKTLSTFHPNTMILAQQYRERNFQKYGELISLLLVVEKNNELLLKNHQIRPTGSSQLPEVHNTSFLKNERGKGHRGGRGYGRNRGRGNFRVRFHNQYHSGHLKWQRDGYNSGHQKWQREVPNKRKAPQEGENRGICHRCRSEGHWQRTCRTPKHLVDLYESSKRNNGKRVETNFANYNLVNEPVNKASNEIDTDANLYYGLDY encoded by the coding sequence ATGATTGAAAAGACCCTCTCAACCTTTCACCCCAACACTATGATCCTGGCTCAACAATATAGGGAGCGTAATTTTCAGAAATATGGCGAGCTGATATCTCTCCTTCTTGTGGTTGAAAAGAATAATGAGTTGCTACTGAAAAATCATCAGATACGTCCCACAGGCTCTTCCCAGTTACCTGAAGTACATAACACGTCATTCCTGAAGAATGAACGTGGAAAAGGGCATAGAGGAGGACGGGGTTATGGACGAAACCGTGGACGTGGAAATTTTCGTGTTCGGTTTCACAATCAATATCATTCTGGCCACCTGAAGTGGCAACGTGATGGTTACAACTCTGGCCACCAGAAATGGCAACGTGAAGTGCCAAATAAAAGAAAGGCGCCCCAAGAAGGAGAGAACCGAGGCATCTGTCATAGGTGCAGATCTGAGGGGCACTGGCAACGTACTTGTCGCACACCCAAACATCTTGTTGATCTCTACGAGTCATCCAAAAGGAATAATGGAAAGAGAGTAGAAACCAACTTCGCTAATTATAATCTAGTTAATGAACCAgtcaataaggcctcaaatgaaATAGACACTGATGCTAATCTTTATTATGGTTTAGACTACTAG